The proteins below are encoded in one region of Planctopirus limnophila DSM 3776:
- a CDS encoding right-handed parallel beta-helix repeat-containing protein, whose translation MNVLTKRFLCGLAVCGAVAGQAQAQESGTVRLSDDFSPETSSTEAPGVATFSAPLPEPAPYGVARTPGNQVPPGFRSVDEIFNPIFRVDARGGQLYGYDEGYTSVGGFLPFFRDENSLIFTDIRGLMTNGGKGGANVGVGYRQFVPELDRIFGVSGWYDFDNGHREAFNQFGVSFESIGRYLDWRVNGYLPVEDNEEISNQILGAAGFQNNFILLNRGRSVDSAYKGFDTEIGGPFPILGRYGMSGYVGMYYYANTDVGSFTGVSGRFQQRVNEDLTINVTVTDDHTFGTNAQIQVIADIPNGFPSRWAREKRVRDRLRDPVMRNYRVTVQERLLVSQEFAIDPEDGNPYFVSHINPNLAGPGNGTFEDQFSSLANYTALQANKGDVDFIYVTPRTDGTSTNLNTGITLINPAAGGDTQRLWSTSVTHTVAIDPSQGGGTFQMPGFTGGALPVLTNTTPGDVVTLTTGDVRFDISGFDIQAQPGTNGIAGINNQDVVVDRNTISGGLNGVLLNNLTGTGTASSTFSENTFRNNTADGAFIDTSGPLEVAVTDNFAFGNGDDGFQMQSNGGGQLQGVISGNSTIGASRNGDDGFVLTANGGDINFNNPASGFAITDNVFSQNNGDGLALEITAAGGNLDANIFANTFANNTDGVVGTDSNGLHFEGLNGAANLIIGSADPTVARNQFTGNEDSGMLLEAAGTTVLAATVINNDASGNANGFAITQDGTATVGTLANPIIVTGNNASANQNGFLYATDGDAGAPIMQVSSFDNIAIQNTVAGIAIQGSDDGRMNFESNRDITGNAILGGNTGDGVNLALTQNSIVTAQFNNLTSSQNTGDGLDGSAADNSFLTVGIASPDDPDFNVAPLPVGNQSTLQNNANGIVLGSTINGKVNGFFDQVAATNNAGNGMQINRADASLMEVSITDSNTANTRLSTFSNNGNDGIRFNYTGSDPSDPNQPLSTNFLAANPNSANFLTISNTQVNLNTGNGLETNGDADAVLLTNLLTSTFNQNTANGISVTTDSASGFGDIAGAIRSTFDNITVQQNTGDGIQFNALDGLGVGSQILAEINSVTGQSTIRGNGDDGIAIVAGSVDPVGATGTGIANINVVGDGLLAGNQTVIESNVGDGISGLLQGDTIILNVNDTLIGGTGALPTGPNAIVGRPNGGNGISIVGGGTSSVSVGAVGVNTTIQNNGGDGFEFDTTGSNGLQMVNTLITGNAGNGLNLQNTGSNSKSAGSSIMIAVVEDSIIQDSGLNGVNIDIFGNTANSFTFDGNTIERSGRHGVFLNSNAGTDTAAFNNVNGYRFFDVDLPQPTAPVATPFNPAAFFAASAGARATGNSAANLPIGANAAIGSYSNYMDVTSSAVTTFNFFSNTVRFNGQSGVDGDGLFINVSTDSLVVADIGGAVGSGQGNTFTGNRQSDFRTASFRKTDAAGNVIAKPASTAAGSPALDRIFLDDTAQMDLRFFNNTGNSINAGTGFATYAPEFLLGPNTTRFAQLFQMEGSAADINANNNFISLGIPQAVGTNLDGAGAFTPTANDGIFPNAGFPRNFNASPGDPFTP comes from the coding sequence ATGAACGTTTTAACGAAACGATTCCTGTGTGGTTTGGCAGTGTGCGGCGCTGTTGCCGGACAAGCCCAGGCGCAGGAGAGCGGAACGGTTCGACTCTCGGATGATTTCTCACCCGAGACTAGCAGCACAGAAGCTCCGGGGGTGGCCACATTCTCGGCTCCTCTGCCCGAACCTGCTCCTTATGGTGTCGCCCGGACACCCGGCAATCAGGTGCCACCTGGCTTCCGGAGTGTGGATGAGATTTTTAATCCCATCTTCCGCGTCGATGCTCGTGGCGGTCAGCTTTACGGGTACGACGAAGGCTATACCAGCGTTGGCGGGTTCCTGCCCTTCTTCCGTGATGAGAACTCACTGATCTTTACTGACATCCGTGGTCTGATGACCAATGGCGGTAAAGGTGGTGCCAACGTCGGTGTGGGCTATCGGCAGTTTGTGCCAGAACTCGATCGCATCTTTGGTGTTTCTGGCTGGTACGACTTTGACAACGGTCATCGTGAGGCCTTCAATCAGTTTGGCGTGAGCTTCGAGTCGATTGGCCGTTACCTTGACTGGCGCGTGAACGGCTATTTGCCTGTTGAAGATAATGAAGAAATTTCCAATCAGATTTTGGGTGCTGCCGGATTCCAGAATAACTTTATTCTATTGAATCGTGGGCGCTCGGTAGACAGTGCCTACAAGGGTTTTGACACCGAAATCGGTGGGCCATTCCCAATTCTTGGTCGCTACGGCATGAGCGGCTACGTGGGGATGTACTATTACGCCAACACCGATGTGGGCAGCTTTACGGGTGTGAGTGGTCGCTTCCAGCAGCGTGTGAATGAAGATCTCACGATCAACGTCACCGTCACTGACGATCATACCTTTGGCACCAATGCTCAAATCCAGGTGATTGCTGATATTCCGAATGGTTTCCCCAGCCGATGGGCACGGGAGAAACGTGTCCGCGACAGACTGCGTGATCCTGTCATGCGTAACTATCGCGTGACGGTGCAGGAACGTCTGCTGGTTTCGCAGGAATTTGCCATCGATCCTGAAGATGGTAATCCTTACTTCGTCTCGCACATCAACCCCAATCTGGCGGGCCCAGGGAACGGTACGTTCGAAGACCAGTTCAGCAGTCTGGCGAACTACACCGCTCTGCAGGCTAACAAAGGTGATGTGGACTTCATCTACGTCACGCCACGAACAGACGGTACAAGCACTAATCTGAATACCGGGATCACACTGATCAACCCTGCGGCTGGTGGTGACACCCAGCGGCTGTGGAGCACCAGTGTGACCCACACAGTTGCCATTGATCCTTCCCAGGGTGGCGGGACATTCCAGATGCCCGGCTTCACAGGCGGGGCACTGCCAGTCCTGACGAACACTACGCCCGGTGATGTGGTCACTCTGACAACGGGTGATGTGCGGTTTGATATCTCGGGCTTTGATATTCAGGCACAGCCAGGCACCAACGGCATTGCTGGTATCAACAATCAGGATGTCGTTGTTGATCGAAATACGATCAGTGGTGGTTTGAACGGTGTCCTGCTCAACAATCTGACAGGGACTGGAACAGCCAGCAGCACCTTCTCTGAGAACACATTCCGCAACAACACGGCTGATGGTGCCTTCATCGACACTTCTGGGCCACTCGAAGTGGCTGTGACGGACAACTTTGCCTTTGGCAATGGCGACGATGGCTTCCAGATGCAGTCCAATGGTGGTGGCCAACTGCAAGGCGTGATCTCTGGAAACAGTACCATTGGAGCCTCTCGTAACGGAGATGACGGCTTCGTACTGACTGCCAATGGCGGCGACATCAACTTCAATAATCCAGCCAGTGGCTTCGCGATTACTGATAACGTCTTCTCGCAGAACAATGGCGACGGCCTGGCCCTGGAGATCACAGCTGCCGGCGGGAATCTTGATGCGAACATCTTCGCCAACACGTTTGCGAATAACACAGACGGTGTCGTCGGTACCGATTCGAACGGTCTGCACTTTGAAGGACTCAACGGTGCTGCCAACCTGATTATCGGGTCTGCTGATCCGACTGTGGCACGCAACCAGTTCACAGGGAACGAAGATTCGGGCATGTTGCTGGAAGCTGCCGGGACGACAGTTCTGGCTGCGACGGTCATCAACAACGATGCTTCCGGCAATGCGAATGGCTTCGCGATCACCCAGGATGGCACTGCCACCGTGGGAACGCTGGCGAATCCGATCATCGTGACTGGGAACAACGCTTCAGCCAACCAGAACGGCTTCCTGTATGCGACCGACGGCGACGCCGGTGCGCCGATCATGCAGGTTTCGTCGTTCGACAATATTGCCATCCAGAACACAGTCGCAGGGATTGCGATTCAGGGTAGCGATGATGGCCGGATGAATTTCGAGAGCAATCGAGACATTACTGGTAATGCCATCCTGGGTGGTAACACTGGCGATGGTGTAAATCTCGCACTCACACAAAACTCGATTGTGACGGCTCAGTTCAACAATCTCACCAGCAGCCAGAATACCGGGGACGGTCTGGATGGCAGTGCTGCTGACAACTCCTTCCTGACAGTGGGAATTGCCAGCCCGGATGATCCTGATTTCAACGTGGCACCTCTCCCTGTGGGGAACCAATCCACACTCCAGAACAATGCCAACGGCATCGTGCTGGGCTCGACGATCAATGGCAAAGTCAACGGCTTCTTTGATCAGGTGGCCGCGACGAACAATGCCGGCAACGGTATGCAGATCAATCGTGCCGATGCTTCGCTGATGGAAGTTTCGATCACCGATTCGAATACTGCGAACACCCGGTTGTCGACCTTCTCGAACAACGGGAATGACGGTATTCGGTTCAACTACACGGGTAGCGATCCTTCCGATCCTAACCAGCCACTTTCGACGAACTTCCTGGCTGCCAACCCGAACTCGGCGAACTTCCTCACCATTTCGAATACCCAGGTCAACCTGAACACGGGGAACGGTCTGGAGACCAATGGTGATGCCGATGCAGTCCTCCTGACGAATCTGCTGACCAGCACCTTCAACCAGAACACGGCCAACGGTATCTCGGTCACGACAGACAGTGCCTCGGGCTTTGGCGATATTGCCGGTGCAATTCGCTCGACATTCGATAACATCACGGTCCAGCAGAACACGGGTGACGGCATCCAGTTCAATGCTCTGGATGGGTTGGGTGTCGGTTCGCAGATTCTCGCCGAAATCAACTCGGTGACGGGTCAATCGACAATCCGTGGCAATGGCGATGACGGCATCGCGATTGTCGCAGGCTCTGTAGATCCTGTGGGAGCCACTGGAACAGGAATTGCCAACATTAACGTGGTGGGCGATGGCTTGCTCGCCGGTAACCAGACAGTGATCGAAAGCAACGTGGGTGACGGTATCAGCGGCCTGTTGCAGGGCGATACGATCATTCTCAACGTGAACGATACGTTGATTGGTGGTACAGGTGCACTGCCCACGGGGCCAAACGCAATTGTTGGTCGTCCCAACGGTGGCAACGGGATTTCCATCGTTGGCGGTGGCACAAGCTCTGTCTCGGTGGGTGCTGTGGGTGTGAATACCACAATTCAGAACAACGGCGGGGATGGATTCGAGTTTGATACCACCGGCAGCAATGGTCTGCAGATGGTGAATACACTGATTACCGGTAACGCGGGCAACGGGCTCAACCTGCAGAACACGGGTTCGAACAGCAAATCGGCAGGCTCATCCATCATGATTGCGGTTGTCGAAGACTCCATCATTCAGGATAGCGGCCTGAATGGGGTGAACATCGACATCTTTGGTAATACCGCGAACAGTTTCACGTTTGATGGCAATACCATCGAGCGGAGTGGTCGCCATGGTGTGTTCCTCAACAGCAATGCCGGAACAGATACTGCAGCCTTTAACAACGTCAACGGATACCGCTTCTTCGATGTCGATCTGCCACAACCGACAGCACCTGTTGCTACACCGTTTAACCCTGCCGCGTTCTTTGCGGCATCGGCTGGTGCACGGGCCACAGGGAACTCGGCAGCTAACCTGCCAATTGGTGCGAATGCAGCGATTGGGTCCTACAGCAATTACATGGATGTGACATCCAGTGCGGTCACGACATTTAACTTCTTCAGCAACACCGTTCGGTTTAACGGACAGAGTGGTGTTGATGGCGATGGCTTGTTCATCAACGTCAGTACCGATTCGCTCGTGGTCGCTGATATCGGCGGTGCCGTCGGTTCTGGCCAGGGGAACACCTTTACTGGTAACCGCCAGTCCGACTTCCGCACGGCATCCTTCCGTAAGACAGATGCGGCTGGCAACGTGATTGCGAAACCCGCTTCGACGGCGGCGGGCAGTCCAGCTCTGGATCGAATCTTCCTGGATGATACGGCCCAGATGGATCTGCGGTTCTTCAATAACACGGGGAACAGCATCAACGCAGGGACTGGATTTGCCACATACGCACCGGAATTCCTGCTGGGACCGAACACCACACGGTTTGCACAGCTCTTCCAGATGGAAGGTTCAGCAGCCGATATCAATGCGAACAACAACTTTATCAGCCTGGGTATTCCGCAAGCGGTGGGAACCAATCTCGATGGTGCCGGAGCATTCACTCCGACAGCCAACGATGGGATCTTCCCGAATGCTGGTTTCCCCAGAAACTTCAATGCTTCGCCAGGCGATCCCTTCACGCCATAA
- a CDS encoding phospholipid scramblase-related protein — MSILDRSTFFIKEHVGMMKLVDRYDIHDPDTNEKIGFVEEQPGQLVTYLRLLVNKQLMPTTIVVSDLTDNSVLFIIHRGVSLFRPKVTVKSPQGEMIGYFRAKLFSLGGGFLLFDANDQQVGDVKGDWKGWNFKLLSTSGEELGTVTKKWAGMAKEIFTSADNYIVALSPTIQSNRSLATLLLAAGLAIDTVFKESKN; from the coding sequence ATGTCGATTCTCGACCGCTCCACATTTTTCATCAAAGAGCATGTGGGCATGATGAAACTTGTCGATCGCTACGATATTCACGATCCCGACACCAACGAAAAAATTGGCTTCGTCGAAGAACAGCCGGGGCAGCTTGTGACTTACCTCAGGCTGCTGGTGAATAAACAGCTCATGCCTACGACGATTGTCGTGAGTGATCTTACAGACAACAGCGTGCTCTTTATCATTCACCGTGGGGTGTCGTTGTTCCGCCCTAAAGTGACTGTCAAAAGCCCGCAAGGTGAAATGATTGGTTACTTCCGGGCCAAGCTCTTTTCACTGGGGGGTGGCTTTTTACTCTTCGATGCGAACGATCAGCAGGTCGGCGATGTCAAAGGGGATTGGAAAGGCTGGAATTTCAAACTGCTCAGTACCTCAGGCGAAGAGCTGGGGACTGTCACCAAAAAATGGGCTGGCATGGCCAAGGAAATCTTTACCTCGGCAGATAACTACATCGTCGCACTCAGCCCCACGATTCAATCCAATCGCAGCCTCGCCACCTTACTGCTGGCAGCCGGCCTGGCGATCGATACGGTCTTCAAAGAGAGCAAAAATTAG
- a CDS encoding phosphoribosylaminoimidazolesuccinocarboxamide synthase, giving the protein MTNNSQPFNSPSRPAVTQSHLPGMTPRQGKVRDVYDFGNQLLFVATDRISAFDWILPTGIPDKGKLLTQMSCFWFDLLKVRHHLVSTNPATLPLPAGTDLSLLEGRSLVVQKTRVIPIECVVRGYLAGSGWKEYRASQTICGISLPPGLVECDKLPVPIFTPATKAESGHDENISFEQMQRDIDPQLAEKLRDLSLSIYRQAADYALKKGIVLADTKFEFGLLGEEIILIDEVLTPDSSRFWPLDQYRPGHGQPSFDKQFVRDWLETQPWDKNSPPPPLPEDVVLQTRAKYVEAYERLTGSTFS; this is encoded by the coding sequence ATGACCAACAATTCCCAGCCTTTCAACTCCCCCTCTCGCCCGGCGGTCACCCAAAGCCATCTCCCTGGCATGACACCCCGCCAGGGCAAGGTTCGAGATGTTTACGACTTTGGCAATCAGCTCCTGTTCGTCGCCACGGATCGCATCAGTGCCTTTGACTGGATCCTCCCCACAGGCATTCCCGATAAAGGAAAACTCCTCACGCAGATGAGTTGCTTCTGGTTCGATCTGCTGAAGGTTCGCCATCATCTGGTCTCCACCAACCCGGCCACATTGCCCTTACCCGCCGGTACAGACCTTTCCTTGCTCGAAGGTCGCAGCCTCGTCGTACAGAAAACCAGAGTCATTCCCATCGAGTGTGTCGTGCGTGGCTATCTGGCCGGAAGTGGCTGGAAGGAATATCGCGCTTCACAGACAATCTGTGGAATTTCACTCCCACCGGGACTTGTCGAATGTGACAAACTCCCCGTGCCAATCTTCACCCCCGCTACGAAAGCCGAAAGTGGCCACGACGAGAACATCTCCTTTGAACAGATGCAGCGGGATATCGATCCACAGCTCGCCGAAAAGCTTCGCGACCTCAGCCTCTCCATCTACCGGCAGGCAGCCGATTACGCCTTGAAAAAGGGAATCGTGCTGGCCGATACCAAATTCGAGTTCGGTCTATTGGGCGAAGAAATCATCCTCATCGATGAAGTCCTCACGCCCGACAGTTCGCGCTTCTGGCCTCTCGATCAATATCGGCCCGGCCATGGCCAGCCTTCGTTCGATAAGCAGTTTGTTCGCGACTGGCTCGAAACCCAGCCGTGGGACAAAAACTCCCCACCTCCTCCACTCCCGGAAGATGTCGTACTCCAAACCAGGGCCAAGTACGTCGAAGCCTACGAACGACTCACAGGAAGCACTTTTTCATGA
- a CDS encoding lysylphosphatidylglycerol synthase transmembrane domain-containing protein: MSDTTAPASLPEKAAPVAKPLWQKILKWVLFAVVLVYVSRHLWQMWRDGQAHTITVHWGYVVIAIGLFTLSWTPSIFVWRKLLRSCHQEADLTVIAKAFYIGHFGKYVPGKAMALAIRGWLARDEAGVPMRIGVLTAGYEAIAFMAAGSFWAMIFLPVGMKRLLNEWQIPDWFWWLWPLLIVTLLLISLPVVAQLMNQLSRKMASQITDTPPLTIGPWQLLALLAQLSIAWFIKAIALACLWVGVSSAGADLPNMPTCLAAATIANVGGFLVFFAPAGLGPREWLMIEVFSQPGSLSSSQIAVITILARLVSFLGEAVGAVIFALVSPRRAVVPEVHDSTPAP, translated from the coding sequence GTGTCGGATACGACTGCTCCAGCCTCACTTCCTGAAAAAGCGGCTCCAGTCGCGAAGCCTTTATGGCAAAAGATCCTCAAGTGGGTGCTTTTTGCAGTCGTGCTGGTTTATGTCAGTCGGCATCTCTGGCAAATGTGGCGCGATGGCCAGGCACATACCATCACGGTGCATTGGGGTTATGTCGTCATTGCGATCGGGCTCTTCACACTCAGTTGGACACCTTCGATCTTTGTCTGGCGCAAACTCCTCCGCTCGTGTCATCAGGAGGCCGACTTGACGGTGATTGCCAAAGCCTTTTACATCGGTCACTTTGGCAAGTATGTTCCCGGCAAAGCCATGGCACTGGCTATTCGCGGCTGGCTCGCGCGCGATGAAGCCGGTGTTCCCATGCGTATTGGTGTCTTGACCGCAGGCTACGAAGCCATTGCCTTTATGGCCGCTGGTTCCTTTTGGGCGATGATCTTTCTTCCCGTCGGTATGAAACGTCTCCTGAATGAATGGCAGATCCCCGACTGGTTCTGGTGGCTGTGGCCTCTCTTGATAGTCACTTTGCTGCTCATCTCACTGCCGGTTGTTGCGCAGCTCATGAACCAGCTTTCACGAAAAATGGCCTCACAGATCACCGATACGCCGCCATTAACCATCGGACCGTGGCAGCTTCTCGCACTTCTCGCACAGTTGAGCATCGCCTGGTTTATCAAAGCCATCGCCCTGGCCTGTTTATGGGTGGGTGTCAGCTCGGCAGGGGCAGATCTCCCGAACATGCCCACCTGTCTGGCAGCGGCCACTATTGCGAATGTCGGCGGCTTTCTCGTCTTCTTTGCACCCGCTGGCCTGGGCCCGCGCGAATGGCTCATGATCGAAGTCTTTTCTCAACCGGGCAGTCTGAGTTCCTCACAGATTGCTGTCATCACCATTCTGGCCAGACTCGTCAGCTTTCTGGGAGAAGCCGTCGGAGCGGTCATTTTCGCACTCGTCAGCCCTCGTCGGGCAGTCGTACCAGAAGTGCATGATTCAACCCCCGCACCATAA
- a CDS encoding sensor histidine kinase, with translation MSAQDGSSPSVPTPGTRPDSTKALFNPLTPQNLALRDQEFNWDLAAESITVRIRWFGVLVGFVLVNFVGSGENQFILNAILTLGAIYAIVDTWYSLRGLVFLDAAPLLISMMEAVFIGLLCYFDEGLLSPFRFYYFLSLLVCALRHPAWMTYISLLFHTASYAALTFSVTLTNERMLALVFMLVLMLWVTWATVSLSDLLMRAGRRLAMLNDVLRQNQGELEQRINERTRQLQESQAMLVQHEKQAAFGLLAAGIAHEVGNPLAAISSLVQLLNRRDIDAHTREKLHLVDDQLRRIQRTLRELVDFSRPATNVETNCDIHEVLGAALSIAKYYKRKKGKRIVTAFAENIPRVRAVRDQLVQVFLNLILNALDATEEGGQIHISTSIADGWLRIDIRDDGHGIEPAARSRIFQPYFTTKSTGTGLGLFVCRNIIEQQLYGRIELTASSSSGSTFTVFLTSDAIQSIGQRPAGIEVGELPAEELA, from the coding sequence ATGTCGGCTCAAGATGGCTCATCACCCAGCGTACCAACTCCAGGAACCCGCCCGGATTCCACCAAGGCGCTCTTTAATCCTTTAACTCCGCAGAATCTGGCTCTTCGCGATCAGGAATTCAATTGGGATCTCGCTGCCGAAAGTATCACTGTTCGCATTCGCTGGTTCGGTGTTCTCGTGGGGTTCGTGCTGGTGAACTTCGTGGGCAGTGGTGAGAACCAGTTCATCCTCAATGCCATTCTCACTCTTGGTGCGATCTACGCGATTGTCGACACCTGGTACAGCTTGCGAGGACTGGTCTTTCTCGATGCCGCACCACTACTGATCTCGATGATGGAAGCCGTCTTTATCGGATTGCTCTGTTACTTTGATGAGGGCCTGCTCAGTCCCTTTCGATTTTACTATTTTTTATCACTTTTGGTTTGTGCGCTGCGTCATCCCGCCTGGATGACCTACATCTCACTTCTGTTTCACACAGCCAGCTATGCCGCTTTAACTTTCAGTGTCACCCTCACCAATGAGCGGATGCTGGCGCTGGTGTTTATGCTCGTGCTGATGCTCTGGGTGACATGGGCGACGGTCTCACTTTCCGACCTGTTAATGCGGGCCGGGCGCAGGCTGGCCATGCTTAATGATGTTCTCAGGCAAAACCAGGGCGAACTCGAACAGCGGATTAACGAGCGCACCAGGCAATTGCAGGAATCGCAGGCCATGCTGGTGCAGCACGAAAAACAGGCCGCATTCGGGTTGCTGGCTGCAGGCATCGCCCATGAGGTTGGCAATCCTCTGGCTGCCATCAGTTCGCTTGTGCAACTGCTCAATCGCCGGGATATCGATGCGCACACGCGGGAAAAGCTGCATCTCGTTGACGATCAATTGCGGCGCATTCAGCGAACATTACGCGAACTGGTCGATTTCAGCCGCCCTGCCACGAACGTTGAAACCAATTGCGACATTCACGAAGTCCTGGGGGCCGCTCTCAGTATTGCCAAGTATTACAAACGGAAAAAGGGTAAGCGAATTGTCACGGCTTTTGCCGAGAACATTCCCCGGGTTCGCGCTGTCCGCGATCAACTGGTGCAGGTTTTCCTGAACCTGATTCTTAACGCGCTGGACGCCACAGAAGAAGGGGGCCAGATCCATATTTCGACCTCGATTGCCGACGGCTGGTTGAGGATCGATATCCGCGATGATGGGCATGGGATTGAACCTGCCGCCCGCTCGCGAATTTTTCAGCCTTACTTCACCACCAAATCGACAGGGACTGGCCTGGGGTTGTTCGTTTGCCGGAACATTATCGAACAGCAGTTGTATGGTCGTATTGAACTAACGGCATCCAGTTCATCGGGTTCCACATTCACGGTGTTTCTCACGAGTGACGCCATTCAATCGATTGGCCAGCGACCTGCAGGGATCGAAGTGGGCGAGTTACCAGCAGAAGAGCTTGCATGA
- a CDS encoding endo-1,4-beta-xylanase: MGLLRFVVDSEEILKDWPEVYHGYLAGPDGRIFPSRMEVEGNVLGCRRNTSESGKFHIAWPVPGHGRLLLCTGSLPERQEPYVLALELARGKIVLLRDQASQWELSGLRIPVNYYDLLKQAQAHFRQAVLEDDLGRMCELASQAIVNACDAAKELGQAYSRQALASRQQRYPHLPAILGIELEHAAPHENWSLITSPFNSACLRLNWKEVEPQEGDYSWELTDQQLEWCESRKMVVRAGPLLDFGPGGLPGWLAPWEHDPFNLQSFICDFIETAMLRYQGRVRLWEIATRFNTGGALKLPEDQRLALLARVLDIARQVDEESQLILRVDQPWGDYMAKGQHRLSPIQTVDALVRSGVGLSGANLEIAVGYQPAATQHRDLLDFSRLIDLWGGLGIPLHVTLSCPSAGIADLETTTETGVDPRLWKNGPSESEQAEWATQIMQLLIAKPAVVGVTWKHLNDATPHSLPHGGLWDAKSQPKEIFQRLKSLNS; the protein is encoded by the coding sequence ATGGGGCTCCTGAGGTTTGTGGTTGATTCCGAAGAGATCCTCAAAGACTGGCCAGAAGTCTACCACGGTTATCTGGCTGGCCCGGATGGTCGCATTTTCCCTTCCCGCATGGAAGTGGAAGGAAATGTGCTTGGGTGCCGCAGGAATACTTCTGAAAGCGGTAAGTTTCATATTGCCTGGCCTGTGCCGGGGCACGGTCGTCTGCTGCTTTGTACAGGATCGTTACCGGAACGGCAGGAACCTTATGTTCTGGCCTTGGAACTGGCTCGCGGCAAGATCGTACTGTTGCGCGATCAGGCATCTCAGTGGGAGTTATCCGGGCTGCGAATTCCTGTCAATTATTATGATCTGCTGAAGCAGGCTCAGGCTCATTTTCGGCAAGCAGTGTTAGAAGACGACCTGGGCCGCATGTGTGAGCTGGCTTCTCAAGCAATTGTGAACGCCTGTGATGCTGCGAAGGAGTTGGGCCAGGCATATTCACGACAGGCACTGGCCAGTCGCCAGCAGCGGTACCCTCACTTGCCGGCGATTCTTGGAATCGAGCTCGAGCATGCGGCTCCCCATGAGAACTGGTCGTTGATTACGAGTCCTTTCAATTCCGCCTGTCTGCGGCTGAACTGGAAAGAAGTCGAACCCCAGGAAGGTGATTATTCGTGGGAGTTGACCGATCAGCAGTTGGAGTGGTGTGAATCGCGCAAGATGGTGGTTCGTGCCGGGCCGCTGCTCGATTTTGGCCCGGGGGGATTACCCGGCTGGCTGGCTCCATGGGAACATGATCCGTTCAATCTGCAGAGCTTTATCTGCGATTTTATCGAAACCGCGATGCTTCGATACCAGGGCCGGGTCAGACTGTGGGAAATCGCGACTCGATTTAATACGGGTGGAGCATTGAAGTTGCCCGAAGATCAGCGACTGGCACTTCTTGCCAGAGTGCTGGATATTGCCCGGCAGGTTGATGAAGAATCCCAACTGATTCTGCGAGTCGATCAGCCATGGGGAGATTATATGGCCAAGGGTCAGCATCGACTCTCACCCATCCAGACCGTGGATGCCCTCGTTCGATCGGGAGTGGGTCTGAGTGGTGCCAACCTGGAGATCGCGGTCGGATATCAGCCGGCTGCCACCCAGCATCGAGATCTGCTCGATTTTTCCAGGCTGATCGATCTGTGGGGTGGGTTAGGGATCCCTTTGCACGTGACACTTTCATGCCCATCGGCAGGAATTGCAGATCTCGAAACCACCACCGAGACCGGAGTTGATCCACGATTGTGGAAGAACGGCCCGAGCGAGAGTGAGCAAGCCGAGTGGGCGACTCAGATCATGCAGTTATTGATTGCGAAGCCTGCCGTCGTGGGTGTGACGTGGAAGCACCTGAACGATGCGACCCCGCACTCGTTGCCACATGGTGGCTTGTGGGATGCCAAGTCTCAGCCCAAAGAGATTTTTCAGCGGCTGAAGAGTTTGAATTCGTAG